One Phaseolus vulgaris cultivar G19833 chromosome 11, P. vulgaris v2.0, whole genome shotgun sequence genomic window carries:
- the LOC137824329 gene encoding uncharacterized protein isoform X2: MIQYIQDLISWKSVCPHHFPTLGHIFSLLHHYECCVHCLSPKQLALFLCREGCGSYMHQAHSSSCSLSSLVKPHNFCGLFTLAVDKGGLSYAIREHMDHLNPCFQAQVAREDNFCLLRQNGHDHMPLPTTFIASIIQCLVISPVAMRKTNGILSVCLQYSIAIIKDSFV, translated from the exons ATGATTCAGtatattcaagatcttatctcatGGAAATCTGTGTGCCCCCATCACTTTCCAACTCTTGGTCACATATTCTCGCTGCTCCATCATTATGAATGCTGTGTACACTGTCTTTCCCCGAAACAGCTTGCCCTATTTCTTTGTAGAGAGGGTTGTGGATCATATATGCATCAGGCCCACTCATCTTCTTGTTCTCTCTCTTCATTGGTAAAGCCACACAATTTTTGTGGCCTTTTTACATTGGCAGTTGATAAGGGTGGTCTCTCCTACGCAATTAG GGAGCACATGGATCATTTAAATCCTTGTTTTCAG GCACAAGTAGCACGTGAAGATAACTTCTGCCTTCTGCGTCAAAATGGACATGATCACATGCCACTGCCTACAACATTCATTGCTTCCATTATTCAGTGTCTGGTTATATCTCCTGTGGCAATGAGAAAAACAAATGGAATCCTTTCAGTTTGTCTGCAATATTCTATAGCTATCATCAAGGATTCATTTGTTTGA
- the LOC137824329 gene encoding uncharacterized protein isoform X4: protein MIVMIQYIQDLISWKSVCPHHFPTLGHIFSLLHHYECCVHCLSPKQLALFLCREGCGSYMHQAHSSSCSLSSLVKPHNFCGLFTLAVDKGGLSYAIREHMDHLNPCFQAQVAREDNFCLLRQNGHDHMPLPTTFIASIIQCLVISPVAMRKTNGILSVCLQYSIAIIKDSFV, encoded by the exons ATGATAGTGATGATTCAGtatattcaagatcttatctcatGGAAATCTGTGTGCCCCCATCACTTTCCAACTCTTGGTCACATATTCTCGCTGCTCCATCATTATGAATGCTGTGTACACTGTCTTTCCCCGAAACAGCTTGCCCTATTTCTTTGTAGAGAGGGTTGTGGATCATATATGCATCAGGCCCACTCATCTTCTTGTTCTCTCTCTTCATTGGTAAAGCCACACAATTTTTGTGGCCTTTTTACATTGGCAGTTGATAAGGGTGGTCTCTCCTACGCAATTAG GGAGCACATGGATCATTTAAATCCTTGTTTTCAG GCACAAGTAGCACGTGAAGATAACTTCTGCCTTCTGCGTCAAAATGGACATGATCACATGCCACTGCCTACAACATTCATTGCTTCCATTATTCAGTGTCTGGTTATATCTCCTGTGGCAATGAGAAAAACAAATGGAATCCTTTCAGTTTGTCTGCAATATTCTATAGCTATCATCAAGGATTCATTTGTTTGA
- the LOC137824329 gene encoding uncharacterized protein isoform X3, translating into MIQYIQDLISWKSVCPHHFPTLGHIFSLLHHYECCVHCLSPKQLALFLCREGCGSYMHQAHSSSCSLSSLVKPHNFCGLFTLAVDKGGLSYAIRYPRQLEHMDHLNPCFQAQVAREDNFCLLRQNGHDHMPLPTTFIASIIQCLVISPVAMRKTNGILSVCLQYSIAIIKDSFV; encoded by the exons ATGATTCAGtatattcaagatcttatctcatGGAAATCTGTGTGCCCCCATCACTTTCCAACTCTTGGTCACATATTCTCGCTGCTCCATCATTATGAATGCTGTGTACACTGTCTTTCCCCGAAACAGCTTGCCCTATTTCTTTGTAGAGAGGGTTGTGGATCATATATGCATCAGGCCCACTCATCTTCTTGTTCTCTCTCTTCATTGGTAAAGCCACACAATTTTTGTGGCCTTTTTACATTGGCAGTTGATAAGGGTGGTCTCTCCTACGCAATTAGGTATCCTAGACAGTT GGAGCACATGGATCATTTAAATCCTTGTTTTCAG GCACAAGTAGCACGTGAAGATAACTTCTGCCTTCTGCGTCAAAATGGACATGATCACATGCCACTGCCTACAACATTCATTGCTTCCATTATTCAGTGTCTGGTTATATCTCCTGTGGCAATGAGAAAAACAAATGGAATCCTTTCAGTTTGTCTGCAATATTCTATAGCTATCATCAAGGATTCATTTGTTTGA
- the LOC137824329 gene encoding uncharacterized protein isoform X1, translating into MIVMIQYIQDLISWKSVCPHHFPTLGHIFSLLHHYECCVHCLSPKQLALFLCREGCGSYMHQAHSSSCSLSSLVKPHNFCGLFTLAVDKGGLSYAIRYPRQLEHMDHLNPCFQAQVAREDNFCLLRQNGHDHMPLPTTFIASIIQCLVISPVAMRKTNGILSVCLQYSIAIIKDSFV; encoded by the exons ATGATAGTGATGATTCAGtatattcaagatcttatctcatGGAAATCTGTGTGCCCCCATCACTTTCCAACTCTTGGTCACATATTCTCGCTGCTCCATCATTATGAATGCTGTGTACACTGTCTTTCCCCGAAACAGCTTGCCCTATTTCTTTGTAGAGAGGGTTGTGGATCATATATGCATCAGGCCCACTCATCTTCTTGTTCTCTCTCTTCATTGGTAAAGCCACACAATTTTTGTGGCCTTTTTACATTGGCAGTTGATAAGGGTGGTCTCTCCTACGCAATTAGGTATCCTAGACAGTT GGAGCACATGGATCATTTAAATCCTTGTTTTCAG GCACAAGTAGCACGTGAAGATAACTTCTGCCTTCTGCGTCAAAATGGACATGATCACATGCCACTGCCTACAACATTCATTGCTTCCATTATTCAGTGTCTGGTTATATCTCCTGTGGCAATGAGAAAAACAAATGGAATCCTTTCAGTTTGTCTGCAATATTCTATAGCTATCATCAAGGATTCATTTGTTTGA